One genomic segment of Fusobacterium sp. IOR10 includes these proteins:
- a CDS encoding sodium/glutamate symporter: protein MEVLTSKAIWMVLQDAAWMGILLLVGQMLRAKVKIFQKLLIPSALIGGFIALALGPRGYGLIPLSNSFGTYASILIVIIFAATPIGDKPTKEETSGPVIGGMFFNVTGIAVLQYAAGMFLTVYLLKHIYPNLPEQFGLTMATGFYGGHGTAVAVGNALEEMGIANMTDLSLTCATLGIVGGIIMGICLINWGTRKGYTHYVKNPQDLPIELRTGLIPPEKQKPAGKITISSICVDPLTFHLGLVLLASITGKYFSGWFKSFSGSHLGFAISIPAFCTSLLAAFVLNKILNKTNGHKYVDRHTISRIQGTATDFLMVSGIGSLNLGVAMQYAGPLLIICGVGFLVTLLWFVIIGGKTSRKDWFERNMMSWGHATGVTATGILLLRVVDPELKSRGIEDAGIADIFNRPIIIALQVIPPIIMNLMPKIGGHIVTWSIFGIVGIMWLLAWKLKWWIPNQQLVKYGDNSKSKNQYGNSFTNQEAI from the coding sequence ATGGAAGTGTTAACAAGTAAGGCAATATGGATGGTATTACAAGATGCAGCTTGGATGGGTATACTTTTACTAGTGGGGCAGATGCTTCGGGCTAAGGTGAAAATTTTTCAAAAATTATTAATACCTTCGGCATTAATAGGTGGATTTATAGCACTTGCTTTAGGACCGAGAGGTTATGGATTGATTCCATTGTCTAATTCTTTTGGAACTTATGCTAGTATTTTAATAGTTATTATTTTTGCAGCAACGCCAATAGGTGATAAACCAACTAAAGAGGAGACTTCGGGTCCTGTAATAGGTGGGATGTTCTTCAATGTAACGGGAATAGCTGTATTACAATATGCTGCTGGGATGTTTTTAACAGTATATTTATTAAAACATATTTATCCAAATTTACCAGAACAATTTGGTTTAACTATGGCTACAGGATTTTACGGAGGACATGGGACAGCAGTTGCAGTAGGAAATGCATTAGAAGAAATGGGAATAGCTAACATGACTGATCTATCTTTAACATGTGCTACTTTAGGTATTGTTGGAGGTATTATTATGGGGATTTGTTTAATTAATTGGGGAACAAGAAAAGGTTATACTCATTATGTTAAAAATCCTCAAGATTTACCAATAGAATTAAGAACAGGATTAATTCCACCAGAAAAACAAAAACCAGCAGGGAAAATAACAATTTCTTCTATATGTGTCGATCCTTTGACTTTTCATTTGGGGCTTGTTTTACTAGCATCTATAACAGGAAAATATTTTAGTGGCTGGTTTAAAAGTTTTAGTGGAAGTCATTTAGGATTTGCAATATCAATACCAGCATTTTGTACGTCTTTATTAGCTGCATTCGTATTAAATAAAATATTAAATAAAACTAATGGGCATAAATATGTGGATAGACATACAATTAGCAGAATTCAAGGAACAGCTACAGATTTCTTAATGGTTTCAGGAATAGGATCATTAAATTTAGGAGTAGCAATGCAATATGCAGGTCCTCTATTAATAATATGTGGTGTTGGGTTCTTAGTTACATTATTGTGGTTTGTAATAATAGGTGGAAAAACTTCAAGAAAGGATTGGTTTGAAAGAAATATGATGTCTTGGGGACATGCCACAGGAGTTACAGCTACAGGGATACTATTATTGCGTGTAGTTGATCCAGAATTAAAGTCTAGGGGAATAGAGGATGCTGGAATAGCTGATATTTTTAATCGTCCCATTATAATAGCTTTACAAGTTATTCCACCAATAATAATGAATTTAATGCCAAAAATTGGAGGACATATAGTGACCTGGTCTATTTTTGGAATTGTAGGAATTATGTGGTTATTAGCTTGGAAGTTAAAATGGTGGATTCCAAATCAACAATTAGTTAAATATGGAGATAATTCAAAATCTAAAAACCAGTATGGAAATAGTTTCACAAATCAAGAAGCAATTTAG